One region of Halomicrobium sp. LC1Hm genomic DNA includes:
- a CDS encoding RNA-protein complex protein Nop10: MRADLRVCSEWASEHDRPVYTLSEHCPECGSDAVNSAPAPFDPADPYGEYRRALKRRRRE, encoded by the coding sequence ATGCGGGCCGATCTCCGCGTCTGTTCCGAGTGGGCGTCCGAGCACGACCGGCCCGTCTACACGCTTTCTGAGCACTGTCCCGAGTGTGGGAGCGACGCCGTCAACAGCGCGCCGGCACCGTTCGATCCCGCGGACCCGTACGGCGAGTATCGACGCGCACTTAAGCGGCGCCGACGGGAGTAG
- a CDS encoding methylmalonyl-CoA mutase has translation MFDPEELDEIRAGKERWHEETAQPTLDRFGEREERFTTDTAGREVDRLYTPADVADLDYEEDLGFPAEEPYTRGVYSTMYRGQLWTMRQYAGMGTAAETNERFQYLLDQGQTGLSMAFDLPTQMGYDSDDAMAAGEVGKTGVAIDSLRDMEVVFDGIDLGEVSTSMTINAPASVLLAMYVAIGDQQGVPREELRGTIQNDVLKEYIARNTYIYPPEPSMRIITDIFEFCAREVPKFNTISISGYHIREAGSTAAQEIAFTLGNGIEYVETALEAGLDVDDFAPQLSFFFAAYNNIFEEAAKFRAARRLWAEIMEERFDPEDPKSKQLKFHTQTAGSTLTAQQVENNVVRVAYQALAAVLGGTQSLHTNGKDEAVGLPTEDSVRTALRTQQILAHESGVADTIDPLGGSYYVESLTDELAADAREILDTVDDRGGMRRAIEDQWVQREIQDVAYERQQEQEAGERIIVGVNEFTVDEEEPVEIEEVDETLEARQHERLDALREERDDDLVAERLDALRVAAEGDANLLPPMVRAVKAYATTGEICDVLRDAFGEYQPGGPA, from the coding sequence ATGTTCGATCCCGAGGAACTCGACGAGATCCGTGCCGGCAAGGAACGCTGGCACGAGGAGACGGCCCAGCCGACGCTCGATCGCTTCGGAGAGCGCGAAGAGCGCTTTACCACCGACACGGCTGGCCGCGAGGTCGATCGGCTCTACACGCCCGCCGACGTGGCCGACCTCGACTACGAGGAGGACCTGGGATTCCCCGCGGAGGAGCCTTACACTCGCGGGGTCTACTCGACGATGTATCGGGGCCAGCTGTGGACGATGCGCCAGTACGCCGGGATGGGGACCGCGGCCGAGACGAACGAGCGGTTCCAGTACCTCCTCGACCAGGGTCAGACCGGGCTGTCGATGGCCTTCGACCTGCCGACTCAGATGGGCTACGACTCCGACGACGCGATGGCGGCCGGCGAGGTCGGGAAGACCGGCGTCGCCATCGACTCGCTGCGGGACATGGAGGTCGTCTTCGACGGGATCGATCTCGGCGAGGTCTCGACGTCCATGACGATCAACGCGCCCGCGAGCGTGTTGCTGGCGATGTACGTCGCCATCGGGGACCAGCAGGGCGTCCCGCGCGAGGAGCTTCGCGGGACGATCCAAAACGACGTGCTCAAAGAGTACATCGCGCGCAACACCTACATCTACCCGCCGGAGCCGTCCATGCGGATCATCACCGACATCTTCGAGTTCTGCGCCCGGGAGGTGCCGAAGTTCAACACCATCTCCATCTCCGGCTACCACATCCGCGAGGCCGGCTCGACGGCGGCCCAGGAGATCGCCTTCACGCTCGGGAACGGGATCGAGTACGTCGAGACCGCTCTCGAAGCCGGACTCGACGTCGACGACTTCGCTCCGCAGCTGTCGTTCTTCTTCGCCGCCTACAACAACATCTTCGAGGAGGCCGCCAAGTTCCGGGCGGCCAGGCGGCTGTGGGCCGAGATCATGGAGGAACGCTTCGACCCCGAGGATCCAAAGAGCAAGCAACTGAAGTTCCACACCCAGACCGCCGGCTCGACGCTGACGGCCCAGCAGGTCGAGAACAACGTCGTCCGCGTCGCCTACCAGGCACTGGCCGCGGTGCTGGGCGGGACACAGAGCCTCCACACGAACGGCAAAGACGAGGCCGTCGGCCTCCCGACGGAAGACTCGGTTCGGACCGCGTTGCGGACCCAGCAGATCCTCGCCCACGAGTCCGGCGTCGCGGACACGATCGACCCGCTGGGGGGCAGCTACTACGTCGAGTCGCTCACCGACGAGCTGGCCGCCGACGCCCGCGAGATCCTCGACACCGTCGACGACCGCGGCGGCATGCGCCGTGCTATCGAGGACCAGTGGGTCCAGCGGGAGATCCAGGACGTGGCCTACGAGCGCCAGCAAGAACAGGAGGCCGGCGAGCGGATCATCGTCGGCGTCAACGAGTTCACCGTCGACGAGGAAGAGCCAGTCGAGATCGAGGAGGTCGACGAGACGCTCGAAGCCAGACAGCACGAACGCCTCGACGCCCTCCGCGAGGAACGCGACGACGACCTCGTCGCCGAGCGCCTCGACGCTCTCCGTGTGGCCGCCGAGGGCGACGCGAACCTCCTGCCGCCGATGGTCCGAGCGGTCAAGGCCTACGCGACCACGGGCGAGATCTGCGACGTGCTCCGGGACGCCTTCGGGGAGTACCAGCCCGGGGGACCGGCGTAG
- a CDS encoding pyridoxal-phosphate dependent enzyme, whose amino-acid sequence METSPAFREFACADCEETFEPHEIELRCPACGGLLLTRYDHDARTEPTRPPLPLARERLHSLDEGGTPATDCPTLADEIGADRLLLKDEGRNPTGAVTDRGLAVAVSAGAAVGADAVSLPTTGNGGQSAAAYAGRAGVASHSYVPSRCPFVNKAMINVHGGEMNVVEGRYPDALAAYEDSDAERFPVGPSSPYRRAGVKGLGYELLTGPAPSAIVVPTGHGIVLAAIHTAIEELREAGILDVTPRLYAAQPAGCAPVVDACGTADAVAATEQPDTIVGPLEVPDPAVGSLAVAAVDETGGRGVAVSDSDALQAAVDAAGTAGVELSATGGVALAGARELAAEFDEETVALVNPVAGSKEDDLLRSHLMSQGI is encoded by the coding sequence ATGGAGACGAGTCCGGCCTTTCGCGAGTTCGCCTGTGCAGACTGCGAGGAGACGTTCGAGCCACACGAGATCGAACTGCGCTGTCCGGCGTGTGGCGGCCTCCTCCTGACCCGGTACGATCACGACGCCCGGACGGAGCCGACGCGGCCGCCGCTCCCGCTGGCCCGCGAGCGCCTCCACTCGCTCGACGAGGGCGGGACGCCCGCGACCGACTGTCCGACACTGGCCGACGAGATCGGGGCCGATCGACTCCTGCTCAAAGACGAGGGTCGCAATCCGACCGGCGCGGTGACGGATCGCGGACTCGCGGTCGCCGTCAGTGCCGGCGCGGCAGTCGGTGCCGACGCCGTTTCGCTCCCGACGACCGGCAACGGCGGTCAGTCGGCGGCTGCCTACGCCGGTCGGGCCGGCGTGGCCTCGCACAGCTACGTCCCCTCGCGGTGTCCGTTCGTCAACAAAGCGATGATCAACGTCCACGGCGGGGAGATGAACGTCGTCGAGGGACGCTATCCCGACGCGCTGGCGGCCTACGAGGACAGCGACGCCGAACGGTTCCCCGTCGGCCCGTCGTCGCCGTACCGCCGCGCGGGCGTCAAGGGACTGGGCTACGAGCTGCTCACCGGGCCGGCCCCGTCGGCGATCGTGGTCCCCACCGGCCACGGGATCGTCCTCGCCGCGATCCACACGGCGATCGAGGAACTCCGAGAGGCCGGCATCCTCGACGTGACGCCGCGTCTCTACGCCGCACAGCCAGCGGGCTGTGCGCCCGTCGTCGACGCCTGCGGGACCGCCGACGCCGTCGCGGCCACGGAACAGCCCGACACGATCGTCGGCCCCCTGGAAGTCCCCGATCCCGCGGTCGGCTCGCTCGCCGTCGCGGCTGTCGACGAGACCGGCGGGCGCGGCGTCGCCGTCTCGGACAGCGACGCGTTGCAGGCGGCCGTCGACGCGGCCGGCACTGCCGGCGTCGAACTCAGCGCGACCGGCGGCGTCGCCCTGGCCGGCGCGCGCGAACTCGCCGCGGAGTTCGACGAGGAGACGGTCGCGCTGGTCAACCCCGTCGCGGGCTCGAAGGAGGACGACCTGCTTCGCAGCCACCTCATGAGTCAGGGCATCTAG
- a CDS encoding HAH_0734 family protein gives MKKLIIHGDPGIRKGATIEYDGEEYVCFAIARQGDWHGPDEPQLWCTIGKPEERERFMRREFVAMHLDTEDVDAGAVGVVEPRGEA, from the coding sequence ATGAAGAAGCTCATCATCCACGGGGATCCGGGAATCCGGAAGGGTGCCACCATCGAGTACGACGGCGAGGAGTACGTCTGCTTCGCGATCGCCCGTCAGGGCGACTGGCACGGGCCGGACGAACCGCAACTGTGGTGTACGATCGGCAAACCCGAGGAGCGCGAACGGTTCATGCGCCGCGAGTTCGTCGCGATGCATCTCGACACCGAAGACGTCGACGCCGGTGCGGTCGGCGTCGTCGAGCCACGCGGCGAAGCCTGA
- a CDS encoding 30S ribosomal protein S27e — protein MAGSFLSVECPDCENEQTVFSKAATEVACAVCGHTLARPTGGKATIEGAVLETVEQR, from the coding sequence ATGGCAGGAAGCTTCCTCTCCGTCGAATGTCCGGACTGTGAGAACGAACAGACGGTCTTCAGCAAGGCCGCCACCGAAGTCGCCTGCGCGGTCTGTGGGCACACGCTCGCCCGCCCGACCGGCGGCAAGGCGACCATCGAGGGTGCGGTCCTCGAAACGGTCGAACAGCGATGA
- the mce gene encoding methylmalonyl-CoA epimerase: protein MHFDHAGIATDDAATLAALYRDLLDAPIAHEERFDGLDVVFLELDGGYFELLEPTADADGAIAGYLDDHGPGIHHLAVATDDIEAALATARDAGVELIDEEPRSGAWGHDVAFLHPRSTGGVLLEFVEH from the coding sequence ATGCACTTCGACCACGCCGGCATCGCGACCGACGACGCGGCTACGCTCGCGGCGCTGTACCGCGACCTTCTGGACGCACCGATCGCTCACGAAGAGCGCTTCGACGGGCTCGACGTCGTCTTTCTCGAACTCGATGGGGGCTACTTCGAGTTGCTGGAGCCGACGGCCGACGCCGACGGTGCGATCGCCGGCTATCTCGACGACCACGGCCCCGGCATCCACCACCTCGCCGTGGCGACCGACGACATCGAGGCGGCACTCGCTACCGCCCGTGATGCCGGCGTCGAACTGATCGACGAGGAACCGCGTTCGGGAGCGTGGGGCCACGACGTGGCCTTCCTCCACCCGCGCTCGACCGGCGGCGTCTTGCTGGAGTTCGTCGAGCACTGA
- a CDS encoding 50S ribosomal protein L44e, whose amino-acid sequence MQMPRRFNTYCPHCNEHNEHEVEKVRSGRTSGMTHIGGRQADRNSKGIGNSGKFSKVPGGDKPTKKTNLKYRCSDCGKAHLREGWRAGRLEFQD is encoded by the coding sequence ATGCAGATGCCACGCCGATTTAACACGTACTGTCCGCACTGTAACGAGCACAACGAACACGAGGTCGAGAAGGTCCGTTCCGGCCGCACGTCGGGCATGACCCACATCGGCGGCCGCCAGGCCGACCGCAACTCCAAGGGGATCGGGAACTCCGGGAAGTTCTCGAAGGTGCCCGGTGGGGACAAGCCCACCAAGAAGACGAACCTCAAGTACCGCTGTAGCGACTGTGGCAAGGCCCACCTCCGCGAGGGATGGCGAGCTGGCCGACTGGAGTTCCAGGACTAG
- a CDS encoding translation initiation factor IF-2 subunit alpha: MKYSGWPESGELAVGKIDEIEDFGVFVDLEEYEDKRGLCHISEVASGWIKNVRDHVNEGQTVVVKVLEIDEDAQQINLSIKDVNDHQRKEKIQEWKNEQKADNWMELAFGEDLADEQYAAVANELLADFGSLYDGFEAAAIHGTEALDETDLAEDEIDAIVETARENVSVPYVDVTGYVDLTCPDSDGVEIIKQALQAAEGDADALPDGADADADVPEEVELEVTYVGAPEYRIKVRAPDYKRAESELEASADRASAVVVEHGGTGQFHRERNEDEE, translated from the coding sequence ATGAAGTACAGCGGCTGGCCCGAATCCGGCGAACTCGCCGTCGGCAAGATCGACGAGATCGAAGACTTCGGTGTCTTCGTCGACCTCGAAGAGTACGAGGACAAGCGCGGCCTCTGTCACATCAGCGAGGTCGCCAGCGGCTGGATCAAGAACGTCCGCGACCACGTCAACGAGGGCCAGACTGTCGTCGTGAAGGTGCTGGAGATCGACGAGGACGCCCAGCAGATCAATCTCTCGATCAAGGACGTCAACGACCACCAGCGCAAAGAGAAGATCCAGGAGTGGAAAAACGAGCAGAAGGCCGACAACTGGATGGAGCTGGCCTTCGGCGAGGATCTCGCCGACGAGCAGTACGCCGCCGTCGCGAACGAACTGCTCGCCGACTTCGGCTCGCTGTACGACGGCTTCGAGGCCGCGGCGATCCACGGCACGGAAGCGCTCGACGAGACGGACCTCGCCGAGGACGAGATCGACGCCATCGTCGAGACCGCACGCGAGAACGTCTCGGTGCCCTACGTCGACGTGACCGGCTACGTCGACCTGACCTGTCCCGACAGTGACGGCGTCGAGATCATCAAGCAGGCGCTCCAGGCCGCCGAAGGCGACGCCGACGCACTCCCCGACGGCGCGGACGCAGACGCCGACGTGCCCGAGGAGGTCGAACTCGAAGTCACCTACGTCGGCGCGCCCGAGTACCGGATCAAGGTCCGGGCCCCCGACTACAAGCGCGCCGAATCCGAGCTCGAAGCCAGCGCCGACCGCGCCAGCGCGGTCGTCGTCGAACACGGTGGCACCGGCCAGTTCCACCGCGAGCGCAACGAAGACGAAGAGTAA
- a CDS encoding NAD(P)/FAD-dependent oxidoreductase, whose translation MDVVVVGGGLAGLVAARHLAESGADVTLFERRETVGGRVRSRTVDGYTLDRGFQVLFPAYPAVERELDLDALDLRRFTPGATIARPGKRSVLADPLRDPGSALATIFNDEVTLGDLFGLYRLQRELRGRSVDEILRRGGSSIEAYLADRGFSEGFVESFAAPFYGGITLDRSLSTDSAVFEYTFKMLTEGSTAVPAAGMGAITAQLAERARAAGVSVETGTTVDAVVPGDAVTVETSDESVGADAAVVATDPKTASDLTGVAAITTTARSCVTQHVALPSGDRPEMGRRIVLNAEDDRPNQIAPLSAVAPEYAPDGHALYAGTFLGEREPDDETLFETVRTALSEWYPQASFADLELIATDRIEFAQFDQPPGFRAGLPAVDAPEGPVVLAGDYTRWSSIQGALESGRVAAGAALDTQ comes from the coding sequence ATGGATGTCGTGGTCGTCGGCGGCGGACTGGCGGGGCTGGTCGCGGCCCGCCACCTCGCCGAGTCGGGCGCGGACGTGACGCTGTTCGAACGACGCGAGACCGTCGGTGGGCGCGTTCGCTCTCGTACCGTCGACGGGTACACGCTCGACCGTGGGTTCCAGGTCCTCTTTCCCGCCTATCCGGCGGTCGAACGGGAACTGGATCTCGACGCGCTCGATCTCCGGCGGTTCACCCCCGGTGCGACGATCGCCCGGCCCGGCAAGCGCTCGGTGCTGGCCGATCCGCTCCGGGATCCCGGCTCGGCGCTGGCGACGATCTTCAACGACGAGGTGACACTTGGCGACCTGTTCGGGCTCTACAGACTCCAGCGCGAGCTGCGCGGACGCTCGGTCGACGAGATTCTCCGGCGTGGCGGCTCCTCGATCGAGGCGTATCTCGCCGACCGTGGATTCTCCGAGGGGTTCGTCGAGTCGTTCGCAGCGCCGTTCTACGGCGGTATCACGCTCGATCGATCGCTGTCGACGGACAGCGCCGTCTTCGAGTACACGTTCAAGATGCTCACCGAGGGCTCGACCGCCGTGCCGGCCGCTGGCATGGGTGCGATTACGGCCCAGCTCGCCGAGCGGGCGCGGGCGGCGGGCGTCAGCGTCGAGACCGGGACGACCGTCGACGCGGTCGTTCCCGGCGACGCGGTCACCGTCGAGACCAGCGACGAGTCCGTCGGGGCCGACGCCGCCGTCGTCGCGACCGATCCGAAGACCGCGAGTGACCTCACCGGCGTGGCGGCGATCACGACGACGGCACGGAGCTGTGTCACCCAACACGTCGCGCTGCCGTCGGGCGATCGTCCGGAGATGGGGCGACGGATCGTGCTCAACGCCGAGGACGACCGGCCGAACCAGATCGCACCGCTGTCGGCGGTCGCACCGGAGTACGCCCCAGACGGCCACGCGCTGTACGCTGGGACCTTCCTCGGGGAGCGAGAGCCCGACGACGAGACGCTGTTCGAGACGGTCCGGACGGCCCTGTCCGAGTGGTACCCCCAGGCCAGCTTCGCCGACCTCGAACTGATCGCGACCGACCGCATCGAGTTCGCGCAGTTCGACCAGCCACCGGGATTCCGGGCCGGCTTACCGGCGGTCGACGCACCGGAGGGACCGGTGGTGCTGGCCGGAGACTACACCCGCTGGTCGTCGATCCAGGGCGCACTGGAGAGCGGTCGAGTCGCTGCCGGAGCGGCGCTGGACACGCAGTGA
- a CDS encoding J domain-containing protein, whose protein sequence is MFAQFGSLPEWLVVGLGLGVAGSVAVAGLFVAAARLFPPPAAGGSSGTGEGRRREELRSYLRAIEEPFAEDHFVEGQPVTFYLPKRDVAITFDARAYYRIDRSPTVPVLVEHEMPGWHLGARLPFETPEIDGGSTGESERTEYHPTADAFRELGLPTSATLEEVKGAYRSKVKEVHPDHGGDEEAFKRVRRAYTRAKQHAAD, encoded by the coding sequence GTGTTCGCGCAGTTTGGGTCGCTGCCGGAGTGGCTCGTCGTCGGCCTCGGGCTCGGAGTGGCCGGCAGTGTCGCCGTCGCCGGCCTGTTCGTCGCCGCGGCCAGACTCTTCCCGCCGCCGGCAGCGGGTGGTTCGTCCGGCACGGGTGAGGGACGGCGACGCGAGGAGCTTCGGTCGTACCTGCGAGCGATCGAAGAGCCTTTCGCGGAGGATCACTTCGTCGAGGGCCAGCCCGTCACCTTCTACCTGCCCAAGCGCGACGTAGCGATCACGTTCGACGCGCGGGCGTACTACCGGATCGATCGCTCGCCGACCGTTCCCGTCCTGGTCGAACACGAGATGCCGGGCTGGCACCTCGGTGCCAGACTCCCGTTCGAGACCCCAGAGATCGACGGTGGGTCGACCGGGGAGAGCGAGAGGACGGAGTACCACCCGACGGCCGACGCCTTCCGCGAGCTCGGCCTGCCCACGTCGGCGACCCTGGAGGAAGTCAAGGGAGCCTACCGGAGCAAGGTCAAAGAGGTCCACCCGGACCACGGCGGCGACGAAGAGGCGTTCAAGCGCGTCAGACGGGCCTACACGAGAGCGAAGCAACACGCCGCCGACTAG
- a CDS encoding sugar phosphate nucleotidyltransferase, with protein MKAVVLAGGYATRLWPVTKHRPKMLLPIGDSTVIDRILGELERDDRISEVFVSTNERFATDFEGHLADADYEKPKLTVEDTTAEDEKFGVVGALAQLVDREGITDEDLLVIAGDNLISFDVAEFLDFFERAGTPTIAAYDVGSRERAKSYGLVELDGDEVVDFQEKPDDPNSTLVSIACYAFPAESVRFEEYLSGGNNPDEPGWFIQWLVANDAVSAFTFDGAWYDIGTPESYLDAVAWELGGDAVVADSATVENTTVGENVHVLAGAEIVDSSLDHSVVFPEATIRDSDVRQSIIDRETHVEDLDLAGALIGAHTHITNGE; from the coding sequence ATGAAGGCTGTCGTCCTCGCCGGTGGTTACGCGACCCGACTCTGGCCGGTCACGAAACACCGGCCGAAGATGTTGCTGCCGATCGGTGACAGCACGGTCATCGACCGGATCCTCGGCGAACTCGAACGCGACGACCGGATCTCAGAAGTGTTCGTCAGCACCAACGAGCGGTTCGCGACCGACTTCGAGGGCCACCTCGCCGACGCCGACTACGAGAAGCCAAAGCTCACCGTCGAGGACACGACGGCGGAAGACGAGAAGTTCGGCGTCGTCGGCGCGCTCGCCCAGCTCGTCGACCGGGAGGGGATCACGGACGAGGACCTGCTGGTCATCGCCGGTGACAACCTCATCAGCTTCGACGTGGCCGAGTTCCTCGACTTCTTCGAACGTGCCGGCACGCCGACGATCGCGGCCTACGATGTGGGTTCCAGAGAGCGAGCGAAGTCCTACGGGCTGGTCGAGCTCGACGGCGACGAGGTCGTCGACTTCCAGGAGAAGCCAGACGATCCCAACAGCACGCTCGTTTCGATCGCCTGCTACGCGTTCCCCGCCGAATCGGTTCGATTCGAGGAGTATCTCTCGGGCGGGAACAACCCCGACGAGCCCGGCTGGTTCATCCAGTGGCTCGTCGCCAACGACGCCGTCTCCGCATTTACCTTCGACGGCGCGTGGTACGACATCGGCACGCCCGAGAGCTACCTCGACGCGGTCGCCTGGGAACTGGGCGGCGACGCCGTCGTCGCCGACTCGGCCACGGTCGAGAACACCACCGTCGGTGAGAACGTCCACGTCCTCGCGGGCGCAGAGATCGTCGACTCCAGTCTCGACCACTCGGTCGTCTTCCCCGAGGCGACGATCCGGGACAGCGACGTCCGGCAGTCGATCATCGACCGCGAGACCCACGTCGAAGACCTCGATCTGGCGGGCGCGTTGATCGGGGCCCACACGCACATCACGAACGGCGAGTAA
- a CDS encoding proteasome assembly chaperone family protein — MDEFEIERVADGALTDPVLVEGLPGVGHVGKLAAEHLLEELESELVARVYSQHFPPQVTVEDGTTQLASAEFHAVRPEDGRDMLVLSGDHQAQDNEGHYGLTDTFLDVAEEFGVESVYALGGVPTGELIEEYDVLGASTTESLVEELESVGVAFRENEPAGGIVGVSGLLLGLSGRRDLDAACLMGETSGYLVDPKSAQAVLEILQELLGFEIDYEALEDRADEMEEVARKIQEMEQGTPTPSDEDLRYIG, encoded by the coding sequence ATGGACGAGTTCGAGATCGAGCGAGTCGCGGACGGTGCGTTGACCGATCCGGTACTGGTCGAAGGACTGCCCGGCGTCGGCCACGTCGGCAAGCTCGCGGCCGAACACCTGCTCGAAGAACTCGAGAGCGAACTGGTCGCCCGCGTCTACTCACAGCACTTCCCGCCACAGGTCACCGTCGAAGACGGGACGACACAGCTGGCGTCGGCGGAGTTTCACGCCGTCAGACCGGAGGACGGACGGGACATGCTCGTGCTCTCGGGCGACCACCAGGCACAGGACAACGAGGGCCACTACGGGCTGACCGACACCTTCCTCGACGTGGCCGAGGAGTTCGGCGTCGAGTCGGTGTACGCCCTCGGTGGCGTTCCGACCGGCGAACTGATCGAGGAGTACGACGTGCTCGGCGCGTCGACGACCGAGTCGCTGGTCGAGGAACTCGAATCCGTCGGCGTCGCCTTCCGCGAGAACGAGCCGGCGGGCGGTATCGTCGGCGTCTCGGGTCTCCTCCTTGGCCTGAGCGGCCGCCGTGACCTCGATGCGGCCTGTCTCATGGGCGAGACGTCTGGCTATCTCGTCGACCCCAAGAGCGCGCAGGCGGTCCTGGAGATCCTCCAGGAACTGCTCGGCTTCGAGATCGACTACGAGGCACTCGAAGACCGCGCAGACGAGATGGAGGAAGTCGCCCGGAAGATTCAGGAGATGGAACAGGGGACGCCGACCCCCTCCGACGAAGACCTGCGGTACATCGGCTGA
- a CDS encoding helix-turn-helix domain-containing protein yields MSSLLPLEPSAAGVADRDIDPKLVDLADAEADEILSAIASRTARDILAAAYEEPRTASDIADAIESSVQNVSYHLDRLCDADLLEVVETWYSEQGREMAVYGPTSVALVLYAGAEQSTPSITTALERVLGGVGVVGVASLLVHRRWRALQPSVRAVRGESAQQSVVDAASAFATGPGGVALWTGLLVVAGLFVLWYWRTYRPARRRTA; encoded by the coding sequence ATGTCATCGCTACTGCCACTCGAACCGTCGGCGGCGGGGGTCGCGGACCGTGACATCGACCCGAAGCTCGTCGACCTCGCCGACGCCGAGGCCGACGAGATCCTCTCGGCCATCGCTTCGCGGACCGCACGGGACATCCTCGCGGCCGCCTACGAGGAGCCACGGACGGCCTCCGACATCGCCGACGCCATCGAGAGCTCCGTCCAGAACGTCAGCTACCACCTCGATCGACTCTGTGACGCCGATCTCCTGGAGGTCGTCGAGACGTGGTACTCCGAGCAGGGCCGCGAGATGGCGGTGTACGGCCCGACCAGTGTCGCCCTCGTGTTGTACGCCGGGGCCGAGCAGTCGACGCCCTCGATCACGACGGCGCTGGAACGGGTCCTCGGCGGCGTCGGCGTCGTCGGCGTCGCGAGTCTCCTCGTCCACAGGCGGTGGCGCGCCCTGCAACCGTCCGTCAGGGCCGTGCGAGGGGAGTCTGCCCAGCAGTCCGTCGTCGACGCCGCGTCCGCGTTCGCGACCGGTCCCGGAGGCGTCGCTCTCTGGACGGGACTGCTCGTCGTCGCCGGCCTGTTCGTGCTCTGGTACTGGCGCACCTACCGACCGGCGCGTCGCCGGACGGCCTGA